TCGAGCTGCGCGTACAGCCAGCGAATCAGGCTGAAGACCTCCGGACCCTCGAAATCGCTGTAGTCGAGAGCCTGACGAATCAGGCGCTGGTGTTCGTGGCGGGTGGGTTCACGGCCGAGGTAGGCGGGCAGCGTCGCTGTGGTGACGCCGAGTTGCGTGGCCAGTGTCCGGACGACACTTTCGGGAACGTCCAGGGGATTGGTCAGGAAGCCGCCCAGGAAGCGCAGCGTACAGAGCTGGAGAGCGAAGCCGAGCTTGTTATGGTCACGGCGGCGGGGCAGGATCAGGGCGTGGTCGCTGTCGCTGAGATGGAAGTAGCGGTCGAGCTGCTCGGGAGAGGGATCGCCCGTGTACCGACCGTACCTCGCGGCCTGTTCGTCGCTGAGGAATTCAACGGGCATGGATTCCTGATAGAAATAGCCTTATCACTGGATTCTCCATTCCGCTCCTCGATCGATGGCGGCTCCAGTCCCCCTGCTACGGACCCCCTGTTTTACACTTATCGCAGGAAGAGAGGGCAAGCATGCAGGCAACTACCTTGCAAACGCAGGCGGAACGCTTTCTGGCGGACTTGAAGCGCAGTCCGCAGACGGTCCGCGCGTACCGCGCGGACCTGCGCCACCTGACCGGCTGGTTGCAGGAAACGGGACACCTGCTGGAGCGAGAGGCCCTGGAGACCTACTTCGCGGTCCATTCGCACTGGGCACCTGCAACGCGCAGCCGGAAGCAGACGGCTCTGGAACGTTTCTGTCGCTGGGCACTGCAACATGACCTGCTCGACCATGACCCCACCCTCCACCTGGAACATCCCCACCTGCCGCCCCCTCATCCGCGAGGGCTGCGGCGGGAGGAGATCGAGCGCATCTTCGCGGCCATCCCGCCGGAACAGACGCGGGATGCCCTGCTGTTCAGGCTGGTCTTCGAGACGGGCCTGCGAATCGGGGAGGCACTGGGCATCCATGTGGAAGACCTCGACCTGACGCGGGGCGACGAACACCTGACGGTGATCGGCAAGGGCAACCGGAAGCGGACGGTCTTGCTGGACGATCCCAGGCTGGTGAACGCGCTGCGGCGCTACCTGCGAACGCTGGGGTATACGCATGGGCCGCTGTTTCAGGCCAGGAAGAACGGGCGTGGGGGACCGCTGCGCTATCAGAGCGTGCAGGAACGCTGGCAGGGGTATGCCGAGCGCGCCGGGGTGGTCTGCACGCTGCACCAGCTCCGTCACAGCCACGCCACCGAGCTAGTGAACGGCGGCGTCAGCCTGGCAACGATCCGGAAACGACTGGGCCATCAGCATATCCAGACCACCCTGCGGTATGCGGAGGTCAGCGACCAGACGGCGGATACGGAAGTGCGTCAGTGGCGGAGGAAAAACCTGGGGCACCGCCACTAACGGTTGTTTGTGACGGTGGGAGCAGGCTGGGAGAGTGAACGGCGGTGTCAGGGGTGGGAAGTGCTCAAAGGCACCGGTTTTGCTGGAACGCTGGGGGCAGGCGGGGGAGCTGGCTGAGAAATCGGAGTCAGCACAGGGGTGAGGGGCGGGCCAGAGCCGTCACCGGGGTCGGCCTGGGCAATCCCGGCGCACAGCAGGACGAGGGCGCAAAGCAGTCGTTTCAAGGGAAACCTCCGTGACCCCTGGAGGCTAAGAAACGTCCGGTTTGCACCCGTATTGCAGTGAGGGCCGCCAACTGCAATACGGGTGCAAACCGCCCCCTAGCTACGTTACACAGCAGTCGGACACGAGCATCGGTCTACGCCACTCACGGTCATCCACCGGGTGCGGAGGCTCTTACGTGGCTCCGGCAAATCCAGGGGGACACATGAAGAACCGTAACCTGCTCCGTTCCATTCCGGTGGCCTTGGCGCTCTTGCTGGCTTCTTGTAATCAAGCGGGAGTTTCCACTCCCGCTGCGGCCGGGCCTTCCAACGGCACCTTGCCGGATGCAAGCGTGATGCTGAGTCCAAAAGGCATGCCCGTAACCAAAACAAGCACTGCTGGATTGCGGCAACTCTCATCGGACCTCGCCGAGAAGCTCACGGCGGAGGGGTGGGTCGAACACACCTTCTCCAATGGGGAAACCCTGCTGTACAGGAACTTGCGCGGGTACGCCGCCTACGGCGATGAAGTCATCGCGCCCAGCAAGAATATGCCGGAGTATGTCCAGTACGTAGAAGACTTCATTTCCGGCAAGACGCCCATCAGTACACAGAGTATCGGCCTGAATCCGGACGGCTGCTCTGTGCGTACGCTGTTCTGCGCGATCCGAACCACCGCCTACATGTGGGCTGGCAAGCGGGTGGACTACTACTATGCGCCCGGCTTCACGGAAAGCCAGATCAACCAACTGGAACAGCAGGTTGCCGAGTGGAACGCCTCCAACACCGCCATCAAGTGGTACAGGTCATTCACACCTAACGGCAACATGGTGAGCGTGAATCCTGTCAATGTGACGGAATACTGTGGGCAGGCATACGTGGGTTACCAAGGCAGAGTGGCCTTTACTGGCCCTAACTACATTAACATCAATGTTGGCTATGGCTGCGAGAATGCATGGACAGGCACCATGCAGCATGAAATGGGCCACGTCGTTGGACTGCCCCACGAGCAGGACCGGTGTGACCGCGACAACTATGTGACAGTCACCGCCAATACCGCGAAGAAGTGCGGGGAAGACTTCCGGTACTACGAGAACTTCGACTATGATTCGATCATGCTCTATGAATCCCCACATGTCTACGGCATCACGCCGAAAGGACCATATGTGGGAACATTCTCTGAATACCTGCCTCGGAAGTCCAAGCTGAGCGCGGGCGATATCAAGACTATCAACGGCATCTACCTCAGCCCCTCGAACCCCCGGCCTTGATGGTTTCCGCCCAAGCTCGTCCTGCTCCAGCTTTTCCGAGGTACCCATGAAGCGACTTCTTTTAGGCTCTGCCCTTGTGTTGGTCACGAGTTGCAACCAGCCGATCACCGATCCTGTCGGCGAGCCGTTCCGAATCTCACTCCAGGTTGCCCAGCCCAGTGCTGGCTCGACGACCGTGAACATGACCGCGCTCGTGGACTATGGCCCGATGGGGGGCGTTCCCGCGACGGTGGAGTTCCTGGACGACAGTACAGTCCTGGGGAGCACCAGCGAGCGCGAGCCTCTGGCACCGGACGTGCAGAACCCGTGGGATTATAGATTCCAGAAGCAGATCGAGCTTCGGAAGGACACGGACTATAACCTCAAGGCCAGAATCCGCTGGACATCCAAAGGCGTGGAGAAAACGCTGACCAGCGATGTGGTCAAGTTCCGCATCGGACAACCTTGAATCCTCGGGCGTCTACTCGGTTTACTATTGAACCTATAACGGCGTAGATACAGACCAGACGTCACTCTGCGAACCGGGAGAACATGATGAAGAACGCTTGGTTGCTCTTACCGCTGGTGAGTCTGCTGACCGCCTGTCTGAACTCGACTGTACGAGGTTACACCGCACAGGCTATGCCGGGCCTCACCTCGCCGTTCACCACTGACTGCACTGCACTTCGGCTTGTGGTCGGCAACATTGATACGACGCTCGACCAATCTGAGACACGGAGAGTATTCACCAGTCATCCGAATCCAGGGCCGACCACGATTACGGCTTATTGTCTAGCGATGAAGAACGGAGTGCTGACAGAGATGGGGCGTTCACAAGTGAATGTAAAGCCGAACACTCTGAACGTATATATCGGATCGAGTGAGGGCAGCACCGCCGCCGATGCTTTTACCAAGACGGCCACCGTTAGTGGCGTATTTCCCATAATCCAGGCTGAATAGATTACCAAGCTGATTAAACCTACAACTATGGGAGTGGAAGTGACATAGCTCCGAATAGACACGGCACTTCTACTCCCGCCATGAGCGGCCCTTGCTACACAACGCATACTAAGTAGCTGATGGGAGACCGTCCGTGAAGTCTGGAGCATCTCTAAGCGTGACGAGCATCGGAATCCCAAGATGACAACCGCATACTCATACACCTTTCCAGCTTAGATTGTGATTTCATGCAAATCGCAACACCATTGGTGAAGACGAAAGCAGGCGCATCAGATATGCACTGAACTATCGGCTTAGCCTAATATCGCCTACTCCTGAGCCTGCCAACGATATCGAGCCTTGTAGTAATCCCATTAAGGGAAGGGGGTGATGATGGGCGTCCCTCGTTTATGGGGACGCCCTGCGCCAGGAGTCTGGGTTAAGGGATTTGCTCGATTACCGGAGGCGTGTCGGCTGGCTTCGTCCAATCAAACCGAGCAACAAATGTTCCGCACAGGTCGCTCCGCATTGCGTAAACATACTGGTTGGTCACGCGGTCGGTAACCTTGGTAGTGTCTTTTTGCAGCTCACCACAGTTAGGGCGTTGAGGTACCCTGTAATTCAGGGGAACCAGTTGATGCTTCTCCAGATTGTACCGGAAGTAATTCAGTGTCACGGCCTCGTATGGATTAACCGGCCCTTCGTAACTAAATAACAATGCATTGGCATTCTGCGTGAGCATCCTCCCTGGCACCTCAGCAAGAGGCCGGCTCGCCTTCTCTCGTTGTATGATGGTGTTTGTTCGACTCTCTCCACCCGTGCTGATGTACTCGATAAAGAAGGTGTCGTTCTTGACATACAGTCGTGTGAACAGACCACCAAGTGCCTGCGTCCACCACCGCTTTCCGCTGCGGAGATCGTACGTTGCTGCTGTGGCATCCCAGGGGCGGTTTTGGGCCGTGACGATGAGCACCGTGTGGTCCCTGATGGCTGTGTGAACCGTCCTATTGGAAGGCACTGGCACTGACCACAACACCCTGTTACCCACCTGCTCCCGTGCTACCACCCGGCCTGCTTGGGCACTCACTGTCACGGTGCCGCGATTCCCTTCAGCACCACCCCCTGCCTGTGCGGGTACCAGGGTGCCTGCACAGAGTGCCAGGAGCGCCGAACGCCGCCAAGAAGGGTAGAGGACCCTCTTGCCCCACTGTATCAGCGCAGATTGATGTTGATGTTGTACGCTGTGTCGCTGGCCCAGGCGCTGGAGACCCTGTTCCAGTACCGGGAGTCGTAGGGGTAGGTTTGCGGACTGGGGTTGCTGCATACTTCCTCCGTGTCGTACGAAGTCCGCGTCCACTGGTGTTGATTCCAGTACCCGTTGCTGGGATTGTAGTCGCCCAGGTACAGGTTGCTCCACTGTGAATAGACGTACGACCCGTTCGTGAAGCGGGTGGGCTCCGTGTTGGCGGGTTGCGCAATGCTCGTCGTGAACTTGAGTTGGACACCGTTGCCTTCCGCGTTGAAACCCGGCACACTGCTAAACCCAATGGTCACCGTGTCATAGATCCCGCGTTCTTCCCAGTAGCCGTAAGCATGCAGCCACACCGACCCATCAGTCCAAGTGAAGAACTCCAGATTCCCACGACCGGCCCGGAAATGATGAGGCGTGGCCGCTGCGTAGCCGCTATAGCCTGTGTACGTTGCCCTCAAGATGGCCTGATAGCGCCCATCTGCATTCCGTTGATACCCGCCGTCAACAGCCGCCGAGGTACTCCAACCGCCCGTATAGAGGTGAACGCTGTCGCCTGTGGCTTGCTGCGCATTGTAGCTGTCAGGCAGCGTCACGTCACCAATGAACCACGAATATCCGGGGTATGCCAAGACGCGGGAGAAGGGACCGGAGTTGTCCGTTTTGCATCGGACATTGGTCGCCTGAGCGCCCAAGGTGCCAGAACCGCTCAAGCTGGCAGGCGTGGGGGCAAAAGCGGGCATCTGGGTAGACTGTCCTTGCTCGTCCACCCAGCGCTCCCCTTCAAGCTGTTTGAACTGTTGCATTTCCTTCAACAGTTGGCTGTTGTTGGAGTACATCCTCTCGCCATCAATAAAGATGACGTTCTTCCGCATCCTCTCCGGAAGTTTCTGAATCTTGGCAAGAAGAACAGGGTTCTTCTCCTCATAAACCTTGGCGCGAAACTGCCTGAACTTTTCAGCGGCAGATTGCGTGGAAAGGTTGGTCTGGCCGCTGTTTTGTGATGACGATGTTGAGGGTGACACCGTGGGTTGCTGACCGCAAGAGGCTAGCAGAACGGCAAGGGTAAGGGCAGCGGAAGCGAACTGAGCATGACGCACAACAATCATCTCCTTAGAGTTGAGTAAGGGGTGTTGGGTCTGACAGCAGGCATAAGTAGCGAGCGGGTACAGAAAAGGTCATCCGCGAGCTTGGCGACGATCTTCCTGGGCTGCCGTCTGAGTGAGACAGGGCTGCGTGGGCGTGGGATACCCCAACCTAGCTATATTCGGCAAGCTGGGGCCAGCGCCGCATTCCAGCTCGGCATGGGCAACTCCAAAGCAAATCAGTACGCCAAGGGCAAGCGGCTACCGGTTCATTCATCACCTCCTTGAATGACCTGACGTTACCCAACCCCCGGTTTGCAGCCGTATTGCAGACTTATGCGGTAGGCTGCAAACCCGCATTTGTACCTATTCTGCCCAGCCTATGGCCTTATATCCGCACCGCAGGAAGCGGTTCGGCAGGACGGTTATCATATTTGTATGACCACAGTGAGGGAGGCGGTGCTGGCCGGGGAGTACGGGCGGGGCCTGGAGCAGTACGACCGGCTCACCGAGCCGAAGGCAGAAGACCTCCGCTGGGCCGGGGTCTGTGCTGCTCAGCAGGGCCAGGTCGTGCAGGCCCAGCAGCAGCTCGAGCAGGCCGCTCAGCGAGGCTGTCCTGCCGCCCGCATCGACCTCGCCAGCCTGCACCGGGCCGCAGGTGAATTTGCCCAGGCCCTGACTTCTCTCGCGCTCGTTCAGGAGGCCCTGCCTCTGCTGCCCTTGTTGGACCAGGCCCTGTGGTACCGCGAACGGGCCATTGTGGGCCATGAGCTGGGGGAGGGGATGCCAACGGTGCTGGGGTTCTTCGAGCAGGCCTGGGTGACTGCCAGTGATGCCCCACTGGCTATGCAGGCCTCGGTGGCGCATGCCTACGGCATGCACCTGACCCGCTTCGGGGAGGACCACCGGGTCTCGGCTTACTTGGAGTTTGCCGCAGAACACGGGCACTCCGTACGGCGGACTTATGCCCTTGCCACACTCGCCGCCTGTGCGGTGTACCAGGGGGGAGGTTCTCAGGCGCGCGCACTGCTCGATACTGTGCGGAAGGCCAGCGCGCATGACCCCATGCTGGAAGCCGTGCTGGCCTATCATGAGGGGCAGCTTTTCCGGATTGAGGGAGCGGATGAGCAGGCGCTCTCTGCATTCCAGCGGGCCGTGTCGTTGGCCCGGACCGAGATGCGCCCCAGTACCGAACTGCATGCCCAACTCGGACTGCTCGCTCTGGCCACCGAACGCGAGGATGAGGCGATGGCTCGAACTGCGCTCGTCCGAGCCAGGCGGCTGGTCAGGGCACCACGTGACGAGGCCTTCCTGAAGTGGCGGGAGGGAAGTTGGTGGGCCTCCCAGGGGGATCGGGGAGGGTTGGGCCTGTTGGAGGAGGCGGTGAGCTTCTTTCAGGATCGGGAGCTGAGGCGGGAGGCCCTCTGGTCACAGCTTCACCTGGCTGAGGCGCAGGAGCGGTTTGGACAGGGGGAAGCCTGTGCAGCTTCGCTCAGCGAAGCTGCCGATCTGGTGGCCGCCTTCGAGACGCCGCCGACATTGGTAGCCGAACTTCGCCTGACGCCCCGTGTCACCGCACGACTGGAGAGTCTTCCGCCAAGAGCCTATGAGCGCCTCCACCTGCTGAAGGAGGACGTTCAGAACCTCCGACAGGTGAACCTCAAGACCCTTGGTGGCGCGGAGGTGCTGATCAATGGGCAGAGCATTCGTCTGCGGCTGAAACGGGTGGTGGAGGTGTTGGCCTACCTGCTGAAGAGTGGGGGAGCGAGCCTGGCGGAGGTGCAACGTGACCTCTTCCCCGATGTGAGGCCCGCGCAGGCCAAGGGCTACTTCCACCAGATCCGACTGCACATCAAGGAACGAATTCCGGGGCTGAGCGTCCCTTTTGATGAAGTGCGTGGAACCTATGCGGTACGCTCTGAGGGCGCACGTTTAACGTGGGATGTTCAACTATTGACGGCGGAGCTGGCCCGACCGCAGGATTCTCTCCTGAAGATTCTGGAGCGGTACGAGTTGGACTTTTTGAAGGACGCAGACAGCGTCTGGGCGACGGAGGAGCGTGAACGGTTGCGAAGGTGGGTGACGCAGGTGGCGTTGGAGACGATGGATGGCTGGTACCGCACGGGCCAGTTCGAGAAGTGCGTGAGCCTGGCCGAGCGGCTGCTGCCGCTCGACCCCCTGGACGAGGCCCTGCACGAGTTCCTGATCCAGGCCACCCTGGAAACGCGTGGCCGCGCCGCCGCCTACCAGTCGTACCTCACTAGCGCCGAGACCTTCCGCCGCGAAGTCGATGAGGTGCCCACGCGCTTGAAGGCGCTGGGCGAAGACATTCGGAAATGCCCGCTCAACTAAGTCGTTTGCGTCAAGCAGTGATCGAGCCCAGGCCAAGGCGAGAGGTTCGCCCAGCGTGAGAGCAGGCTTGAATGTTGTCGCTCATCAGCCCCTGGAACGCTTAGCGTTTGTTTTCGCGCCATTGCTGGCGTGACCCCTACAAGCAGCGCTGGTCGATTGAGTGCACCTTCAGCAGTTTCAAGAAGCGAGGCTTCGACCTGGAGCGGACTGGAATGACGGAAAGGAGCCGTCTACAGCGACTCTTCGGCCTGGTGACACTGGCCTGGATGTTCTGTTTGCGCCTGGGGGTCTGGCTGAGCCAGACCTGGCCCATCCCCGTTCTGAAGCATGGTCGGAGAGCGGTCAGTCTGGTGCGGCACGGTGCTCAGCATCTCGTGGATGCCCTCCGGTGGAAACCCGAACAGTTCATGGCGGTCCTGGAGGTGTTAATCCAGGCTTTTTGCCCGCCAGGAGCGGCTGAAAGTGAAGTTGTCACCTACTGAGGGTTCTGACAACTTAACCTGAGTGAGGCCGGAGTAGCTCAGCAGGTGGCTTGAGAATCAAGCCACCTGCTGCATCGCCTCTCGCCAGCGGAGAAGAGCTGCGGATTGATGGCTTCGTCTGAGGGTGGCGGGAACGGTGGTTCGCGTGTGTCGATGGAGGTTCGAGACTCGGGCGTGCAGGGCGAGGAATTCTTGTGTTCGTTTCCGGCGCTTGAAGCCCAGTTGGCCTCGTTCTTGCTGCCGGGTGGGTCGATGAGATTGCTCCACCAGATTGTTACAGCGGGCGGTGGAAACGACCTGAACGTGCTCCACGTCGTGGAGCACGGGAATCTCACGCAGCGCCGCCCCATAGCTCCACAGCTTGTCGGTATGGATCACCTCCGGCACGTCGTATTCCCCCAGGAGGCGGACAAAAAAGGACTTGGCCGCCTGGGTGTCTCGGTGTTCCTGAAGCAGAATGTCCAGCACGTCCCCGTATTCGTCGACCGCTCGCCACAACCAATGCTTGACCCCGCCGACCTTGACGCAGACCTCGTCCAGATGCCATCGAGAACCCCGGCGGGGTTCTCGATGGCGCAGTTCCTCGGTCAGGAGTGGGGCGAACTTGATGTTCCACTGACGGAGGGTCTCGTGACTGACCTGAACACCACGCTCGTGAAGCAGTTCCTGAACGTCCCGCTGGCTGAGGGGGAAGCGGTGGTAGAGCCGCAGGGCATACCCAATGACACTCAGCGGGAATCGATGTCGATAGGGCTTCCGGTCAGTCACAGCTCGGCAGCCTATCAGCGTTAAGTTGCCAGAACCGCTCAGGGTCAGGGTCTTCAAATTCTGTAGACGAAGCTCATCTCGTAAGGCATTCACGAGGCGGGTGCGTTCCTGCACTTCGAGAGAAGAGGACGCCTGCAACTCCTGAATCACGACTCCGAGCACCTGGGGGCTCCGGACAACTTTGGCGACCACCCCGTCTGGCAGGGGAGGAGCGCTGCCCAGACCGGTAAGAAATCCTTCTGGTTGCTGCGCTGAAGTGTTGGTCACAAGCAAAGTGGCACTCGCCTCATAGACCTTCGGTTGCGATTTCGCCCAAAAATAGGCCCCGCCGCCGATCAGCAGACTTGCGAGAAAAATGATGGGAAGACGTCGCCAGACTCCCTGCCAAAGCAGACCCAGATCAATTTCAGGTTCTTCTGGACGTTCCTGAACAGGTGATGCGTAAGGCTGTTTGGTCTCTTCGGAAGTCACTGTCATTTATGATACATCACGTCCTACAGCAAGAACCTGGTTCTGCCGTCTGATGCGGGTCAGGAAGAAGGATGTGGCACTGTATCCGCTCGCCTGGTTTGCTGATTTTCCAGGGTTTGGCTGGCGCTCCTGG
The sequence above is a segment of the Deinococcus wulumuqiensis R12 genome. Coding sequences within it:
- a CDS encoding M12 family metallopeptidase, translated to MKNRNLLRSIPVALALLLASCNQAGVSTPAAAGPSNGTLPDASVMLSPKGMPVTKTSTAGLRQLSSDLAEKLTAEGWVEHTFSNGETLLYRNLRGYAAYGDEVIAPSKNMPEYVQYVEDFISGKTPISTQSIGLNPDGCSVRTLFCAIRTTAYMWAGKRVDYYYAPGFTESQINQLEQQVAEWNASNTAIKWYRSFTPNGNMVSVNPVNVTEYCGQAYVGYQGRVAFTGPNYININVGYGCENAWTGTMQHEMGHVVGLPHEQDRCDRDNYVTVTANTAKKCGEDFRYYENFDYDSIMLYESPHVYGITPKGPYVGTFSEYLPRKSKLSAGDIKTINGIYLSPSNPRP
- a CDS encoding IS6 family transposase, encoding MTDRKPYRHRFPLSVIGYALRLYHRFPLSQRDVQELLHERGVQVSHETLRQWNIKFAPLLTEELRHREPRRGSRWHLDEVCVKVGGVKHWLWRAVDEYGDVLDILLQEHRDTQAAKSFFVRLLGEYDVPEVIHTDKLWSYGAALREIPVLHDVEHVQVVSTARCNNLVEQSHRPTRQQERGQLGFKRRKRTQEFLALHARVSNLHRHTRTTVPATLRRSHQSAALLRWREAMQQVA
- a CDS encoding tyrosine-type recombinase/integrase: MQATTLQTQAERFLADLKRSPQTVRAYRADLRHLTGWLQETGHLLEREALETYFAVHSHWAPATRSRKQTALERFCRWALQHDLLDHDPTLHLEHPHLPPPHPRGLRREEIERIFAAIPPEQTRDALLFRLVFETGLRIGEALGIHVEDLDLTRGDEHLTVIGKGNRKRTVLLDDPRLVNALRRYLRTLGYTHGPLFQARKNGRGGPLRYQSVQERWQGYAERAGVVCTLHQLRHSHATELVNGGVSLATIRKRLGHQHIQTTLRYAEVSDQTADTEVRQWRRKNLGHRH
- a CDS encoding BTAD domain-containing putative transcriptional regulator, whose amino-acid sequence is MTTVREAVLAGEYGRGLEQYDRLTEPKAEDLRWAGVCAAQQGQVVQAQQQLEQAAQRGCPAARIDLASLHRAAGEFAQALTSLALVQEALPLLPLLDQALWYRERAIVGHELGEGMPTVLGFFEQAWVTASDAPLAMQASVAHAYGMHLTRFGEDHRVSAYLEFAAEHGHSVRRTYALATLAACAVYQGGGSQARALLDTVRKASAHDPMLEAVLAYHEGQLFRIEGADEQALSAFQRAVSLARTEMRPSTELHAQLGLLALATEREDEAMARTALVRARRLVRAPRDEAFLKWREGSWWASQGDRGGLGLLEEAVSFFQDRELRREALWSQLHLAEAQERFGQGEACAASLSEAADLVAAFETPPTLVAELRLTPRVTARLESLPPRAYERLHLLKEDVQNLRQVNLKTLGGAEVLINGQSIRLRLKRVVEVLAYLLKSGGASLAEVQRDLFPDVRPAQAKGYFHQIRLHIKERIPGLSVPFDEVRGTYAVRSEGARLTWDVQLLTAELARPQDSLLKILERYELDFLKDADSVWATEERERLRRWVTQVALETMDGWYRTGQFEKCVSLAERLLPLDPLDEALHEFLIQATLETRGRAAAYQSYLTSAETFRREVDEVPTRLKALGEDIRKCPLN